ATGGAGGGATGATgatcttccttctctctccaggaCACATGCCCAGCAGCCCCTGATCCATGCCCTTGATCAGCCATCCAGAGCCAACGTAGGTGTCATAAGTGCCGCCCCTACTGTAGCTGTAGAGAATGAGGTAGAGCTGCTGGAGATGGGCCCTGGACACCCTCCCCATCATACCACGGCCCCCAGTGCCCCAGGACCCCTCTAGCCCTTACCTGGTGTCAAAGGCGGTGCCATCCAGCAGTGTGCCATTGTAGTGGTAGCGGACAAAGTCGCTGTCCTGGACCATGCGGGGGCAGTGGGCTGGGTGGTACAAGGTGCTCACCTGCACGGTGTCTGCCTTGTTCCACACATCCAGCAGGACCACATCAAAGTAGAGGGTGGCATCCGGGGGAATGAGCCCCGCTGTGAGAGTCCGGAGGCCACAGCTCATGTCCGGTGCAGCCTCCAGGACCCCTCACCATGCCACAGTCCCCTACGCCCAGGACTCCCTCTTGCCCTTACCTGGTATCAAAGGCGGTGCCATATTTGCTGCAGCCCCAGCATGGCAGGTTGAATGGCCACTTGAACGTCCTGCTTGGCCACCCCCTCTACTGCCCCTAGTTCCCCTTCTCCCTAGTCAAGCTTTGATTCTACCCAGGGCCTgtcatttcctttcctcccacTCCATGGGCAGGAGACTGAAACTCTAGCCCCAGACCTGTCTCAATGCATACTGCATaggcagtgtgaccttgggcaagtcactctcCCCCTCCGAGCTTCAGTTTTTGGCCCTGGGGTCCTTGTCTGCCTCCTGGGTCTCCTCCATCCCCATGCCTGTGCCCAACCCTTCTCACCCACACCGATGCTGCCATAGCCCAGGTGGGGAGGCACAATGAGGCGTCGCCGCTCGTTGACACACATGCCCATGAGGCCTCGGTCCATGCCGGTGATGAGGCGCCCCACGCCCACCACGATGGCCACTAAGGTGCTTCGGTCatagctgggggaggggagggaagaagcagaTGGGGTTCAGTGGTCTCTGTCCATGGTCACACACATGCgcaggtgcacacacactctATCCGCCTCCCTATACACAGGCGTGGGTCCACATACTCCTGTCTCCTCTcaagcctccctcctcccttaaTAGGATGGGCTGCTACAGGAGAGACGTCCCTGAGGAGGTCAGGGGCTTTTATTTGCCTGGGACGTAGGAGGTCTGCATAGGCCTGTGTGCTACCACTATCTGCTGATAGCAGAGGGATGCTAAGTATGGCCCAAAGGGGAAAAggaacatttactgagcactggcCATGTGCCAGATGAAATCCTTGACCTTTCCCTTTCAccaccttatttattttatttttttacttgagaaagagagcactggagagacagagcaagcatgagtggggggcagaggaagagtgagaagcaggagcaggctccactaaagcccaatatggggcttgattgatcccaggaccccgggatcatgacctgagcagaaggcagatgcttaactgactgagccacccaggtgcccctcaataccTTATTTAATTCTTTCCCCTTTGAAGTGGgcattagcattttcatttttctcatgacAAAAATTGAGACAAGAcactgacttgcccaaggtcacgcggCTAATCTGTGCCCTATTCAACTCCATGTTTGTGCCACCACACCATCACTTTTccaaggagaggagggggaagcagagctAGCTGAGGATAGAGATTAGTTTCCAGTTCTggaaagacacattttaaaattgccATGGCctttattggtttttgttttatcttacttttatttatttattatttatggaagtataattgacatacaagataatactagtttcaggtgtacaacatagtgatttgacatttacAGACATTAGgagaaaatcagaataataaaTCTAGTTAGcacctgtcaccacacaaagttaATATGATATTGTTGTCTATGCTCCCCGTGTACACTACATCCCcatgatttgttcattttataatcGGAAATTTTTACCTCTTGACTTTTACTTGCTTTtagttagttttattttaagttttcagatGCTAAGGGAAGatgagaggtttttattttttagaaggaaattcttttcttttttttttttaaagattttatttatttacccatgagagacacagagagaaaggcagagacataggcagaaggaaaagcaggcttcccgcagggagcccaatatgggactggatcccaggaccctgggattaagacctggtgctgagccaaaagcagccgctcaaccactgtgccactcaagtgtccttcttttcttctttaaaaaagattttatgtatttgagagtgaaagagagagagagagacagcaagagcagggaggagggacagaggcagagggagaagactcccccctgagcagggagcccaatgtggtactggatcccaggactccgggatcatgacctaagctgaaggcagacacttaaatgactgaaccacccaggcgccccgggagacttttatttaaaacaaatttttaaatcacttttttttaagtttattcaattttttagtaAGCTCTACCTCCAATGAGGAActtgaactcctgaccccaagatcaagagttgcatgctcttccaactgagccaacccaggggactccaagagatttttcttttgacCAAGAGAGTTAAGAACCATGGGTTAAGGACGTTTTTCCAAGCTTAGCACTACATGAACTGGGGCCAGCCAGGCTCCCAGAGTCCCACCAAGGAAGCCATCCCTGGCTCCCAACCCCTCCCTGACTTGGGCTGTATTCCTGGCCACCAGCCATCCCTCATTCTGCCCACTGAGAGGCTTCCTCCACAGTGCTGTGGTGAGGGCCCAAGCCCGCACAGAATTTCTACCAGTTACACACTATCAGAGCACTCAGTCCTCCCCAGAGTCAAGGCCCATGTGCCCTGAACTTGCTTTCAGATTGGCAGGCGCTGCATGAAATTCACTTTCATTCATCATCATACTTGAGCCCTGTTATCAGCCTTAGGAAGAGGGAATTGaattttccagattatttttaaCCTCTGTTTTTCAGATAAGGAACATGAAGCTGCAAGTACTAAAATTTTTTGTTCATGGTCACAGGCTGGATTTGAACTCGGGGTCCTGCACTCTGGAGCTCATGTCCTTCATTCAGTACAGTGCCTGCCTTTCAAAGCCATGGCCAACGATTTCCCATAGGCTGAGTTGTGTGTTTTGGGAAGGGGTCTAAGAGGGACTGAGCTCTTGGGATATGGTGTATGACTTGGCTCTGAGGTTTAACCTAGGCTGGCGtgcagccctgccctgcctctaCTCACAAAAGTAACTGGCCAAAGCAGATCAAAGGTCTGATCAGACCAGAAGCCCATCTCTCAAACCCCAAGGCGGACAAGATGGGAGGCAGTCCTGGGCTGGTAGAGCTaagatggagggaggtggggggtgcagggaaACCCAGAGAGGGAGCTGAGAACCCCCTGAGGAGCCTGGGGGTCAGTGCCCAGCCCTGTGACACGTAGACACATAGGGTCCCTACACAGAGCTATGCCCTCCACTCCTGGGTCACCCTCCTTTACCACCCTAGCTGCTCAAAACCCCCGTGGCCTCCAGAAAGGTTCTAGTGCCTCTTCTCTGGTTACAAAGGCTGGAAACCTGGGGCTGGAACCAGAAGGGATTCAGGGGGTCCCAGGCTGAGACCACCGGAGGATTCACATGTAGCAGGgaccctgcccttccccccagcaCTAGGGACCAGAACCTCCCTGCCAGGTCTTTAAATAAAGCACTGGTAAGTAAATACAGCAGTTCACCTCCATCATCAAACACTTTGAGGAAAACGGGGAGTTTGCTGTATAAGAAACCGGGGTCCTTTGAGAGGTGAGGGTTTGAAATTGAGGGTAAGGATGTCCTGGGGAAGATGGATATCTGGAAGTCCCCATTCCCAGGGTGCTGCATTAGGGGTTGGAAGACCACGGAGTGAGTAGGGGATGCAGACACAGCCTAAAGGGACTACGGGATCTCCAGGATTACAAGAGCCTGGCCCCAAGGGGAGTGGCCAGTCTGGGGGCACCCAACCCGTTACCTCGAGTCAAACTTCTTGCCATCCTCGAAAGTGCCGTTGTAGTGGTAGCGCACAAAATCCCCCATCTGCACTTCCCGGGGACAGGTCCTGGGGATGTGGTACCTCTCGATGACTACATCTTCCAGGGGGCCCCCGGTCGGGCTAGCacggcccagccccctccccacggcctgtaccagcagcagcagcagcagcagcagcaactgcAGCCGGGGCAGCCGGAGGAAGGTGTGGCTGGGGAACCCCGCGCGGAACATGGTGCCTGCAGCGCGGACGGCCAGCAGTGAGGGCGAGCGAGGGAGTCGCCGCCGCCAGCCTCCTTCCCCCCCTCCTCCGGGAGCAGGCTCCCCCCCTTCCTGTCCTcgtccccacccccgccctggcTGGTCCACGTGGAATGGGGGCTGGGGAGACTGAGCTGGCGGGACGGGGGGCGGGAGCCGGGGGGTGGAATCGGAGGAGGGGGCGAGGCTGAGTGTTGGAGTTACAGGAAAGCGCGAGAAAGAACTCCAGGTTCCCCTCCCTCCCGGGGCTCTGCGTCCAGGGGCCCGGCCAGGGAGGGAGCTTCGGGAAAGCCGAGAAGTAGGAGCTGACtcccatttcaaaaaaaaaaaaaaaaagaaagaaagcaagcaagaaagaaaagaaaaaagttgggcATCCCCTTTTCCGGAGTCCCCGGGTCCTAAAGCCGAGCAGAAACATCCCTGGCTTCTCTCGCCACCACCTCCAAATTAGGCTCCTCCAGATGGATGGAGGGGCTCCAGAATCTGGGGATATCTTGGcatctccccgcccccacccccccaatgtCCCAGGGAGGGCCTCTCCGGGGACAAGCCGCGGTGCCGCGCGGGGCTGGAGGCCGGTGGGCAGCCGCGGGAGCGCTGCGCGCTCCCAGTCGCGAACGGGGGGTGCGGGCGGCGAGGAGAGGACACTAGCAGTGACTCCTTCAGGGCTAGGGGCggagaaggaaggagcagaagggaCCCTGTAATGGAAAGACCAGGTGCCAGGGTTTGGGCAGAGTGGAGGAGGCGGCGCTCCGTCAGTTTCTGGACCTTAGGGTGGGGGGTTGTCTTCGCGTGGGGAGGGGCTTTGCGGGCTCCCAGCCCTGCGGGAAGCGTCCTTCCATCCGCTTCCAGAAGGTCAGGGGGCAGACCCCCAAGGGCAGGAGGTGGGCCACCGTAGGAGACTCGGGACACCCCGGGCCCTCTGCCCCTCGGGGGAGCTGACCCAGCCCGCGACCCCGCCCTCTGCCCCCGGTGCCCGGCACTAAGACCCAGCGGGCGCGCCGCCCGGCCCCCgctcccgcccggccccgccgccccgccaggccccgccgcCTGCTCCGCCCCGGGAGAGCCGGCCGGCGCGGCGCGGCCATGGGGCGGGCGGCGTGggggctgctgtggctgctgctgggcAGCGCCGCGGCGCAGTACGAAAAGTACAGCTTCCGGGGCTTCCCGCCCGAGGACCTGATGCCTCTGGCCGCGGCCTACGGACACGCGCTCGAGCAGTACGAGGGCGAGAGCTGGCGGGAGAGCGCGCGCTACCTCGAGGCGGCGCTGCGGCTGCACCGGCTGCTGCGGGACAGCGAGGCCTTCTGCCACGCCAACTGCAgcggccccgcgccgcccgcggcCTCGCCCTCGgggcccgcgcccggccccgaCGGCGGCCGCGGCGAGGAGTGGGCCCGCGAGCTGCAGCTCTTCGGACACGTCCTGGAGCGCGCCGCCTGCCTGCGCCGCTGCAAGCGGACGCTGCCCGCCTTCCAGGTGCCCTACCCGCCGCGGCAGCTGCTGCGCGACTTCCAGAGCCGCCTGCCCTACCAGTACCTGCACTACGCGCTGTTCAAGGTGGGCCCCGCCCCGGCACCCCGCCCGgtgcccctcccccggccctggagtccccccgcccccgcgctcccAGCCCCGCCGCCTCTTCCCCGACCCCCGAGTcctcccgccccgcctcccccatccctcctccccctcccccgcagtCCGGGTGCCCCTCGACACCCCCCggggcccccccagccccgcctcgCCTTCCGCGACCCCGGAGGCCTCCCGCATCCCTCCCCGCTCTCCCTCGCAGCCCGGGTGCCCCCCCAGGCCCCGACGCCCCTGCCCAGCCTcgcccccggggccccgctgGGGCGTGTGGTTCCGAGCGGCCGTCGGGCTCCGTGCGGTCGGGAGCGGAGTCGCGCGCACTGCCCCCGACGGCCAAGCCGGCGCTCCCGACCCGCTCTGTCCCCGCCCCACAGGCTAACCGGCTGGAGAAGGCGGCAGCCGCGGCCTACACCTTCCTGCAGAGGAACCCGAAGCACGAGCTAACCGCCAAATATCTCAGCTACTACCGGGGGCTGCTCGACGCGGCCGAGGAGCCCCTCACCGACCTGGAGGCGCAACCCTACGaggtggaggcaggggcagggctggccccCAACGGGGCTGGGAGCGGAGAGGAGGTGTTGGCGGGGCTCCCTGACCCTTCCCACGCTCCCCTCCAGGCCGTGTTCCTCAGGGCTGTGAAGCTTTACAACAGCGGAGACTTCCGCGGCAGCACCGAGGACATGGAGCGGGCCCTGGCCGAGTATCTGGCCGTCTTTGCCCGATGTCTGGCCGGCTGCGAGGGGGCCCACGAGCAGGTGGACTTCAAGGACTTCTATCCAGCCATAGCAGGTATTGCCCACCCCCTCACACCCTTGTGGGCCTCCTGCTCTCCCACAGGGCCCTGCTTCCCGGAGCTCTCAGGCCCCTTAGCACAAGTTTTCATCCCCTACATATTTAGCACCCAGGAAGTTCTTGGGAGGTGGACAGGAGTGAGGTGTTATCCCGCCCTGGGAGCCTTCAGTCTGTTGAGAGGCATGGGCTACAATCCTGTCCCAAGTGTGGGCATGGGTGCAGAGAGGTGGTGACATCCCACAAGGGGCTGGCGACACTGGGTTCACAATGCAGGGGCAAAGGTGCCAAGGTGCTATGTGCAGGATCAGCCCAGCAGATGGGTGCAGAAGGCAGTTTGTGGTCAGAAATCACACCTAATTGGGATCCCTAACTGTAGGGTCCCTCAGCAGGGGCAGAAAACACCCCGAAGCTTCTCTGTCTAGGCTTCCGTCTTACCTCCAAACCTCATCCGCTTCAGAATGCGCCGGCTCCCTCTGGTTTCGGGGTAGGGGTGATGTTAGCTCAGGCCACAGTGGCAGCCCTTAGCACTGCCCTTAGTATGCTCAGCAAAGTCTTCTCCGGCATCATCTCCTGTGATCGTACAGGCTGGGCAGCCACCAGCTCCTCACcactgcctccccctcctccactaGATCTCTTTGCAGAGTCCCTGCAATGCAAAGTGGACTGTGAGGCCAACCTGACACCTAACGTGGGCGGCTTTTTTGTGGAGAAGTTTGTGGCCACCATGTATCACTACCTGCAGTTTGCCTACTACAAGTGTGAGCCTCCTggtgggcttggggtggggggcagggggcagagagagtACGGCACTGGGAGTATCACAGAGCCATGGGGAGCCACCCCTCAGAAGTGAGGACCCTGGGTGACGGGAGGGAAGCGGCGGGAGGGTGACGGGGGGTGGCGGGCAGGTGAGAGGGTGGGAAGAACAGAGAGCAGCCTTAGCAGAATTCAGGGACCTCTTAGTTAAATGACTGGGTACCCCACAATTCCACAGAACTTGACGGTTTACATGTCTGTTTATCTCACTTAATACTTTTACCCCCAACCAGCTGACATTACTGGACCCATTTTTCAGTTGAGGAATCTGAGGCTTATATAGTACAAGGGGCCATTAGTCACATGGCTAATGAGAAGTAGCACCAGGGTTTATGGCTCTTCTTGTCTGGGGGAGATCCTGGGCATCAGCTGGGGCTGGGATGGATGATCTCCAGTGTTCCTGCAATGCGAAGATGCCGAGATTCGGGTGGTTGCTAGAGTTGGAGCAGAGGAGCTGAGGCCAGTTCCAGTTGGCAAAGAGGTTGAGGGCCAGGCTGCTGGGCTCTCAATTCCCTAGTGCCATTATACTCCAGCTGTGTGAGCTTGAGAAACCTACCTAACCTCTATTTGCCTCAggtttcttgtctgtaaaatggggatgatgataatgGTGAAGCTTAAATGACCCGGGCCTGGCACATGACAAGTGCCCGGGACATTCTAGCTTGCCTTATaatttgggggtgggtgggtgaggtgCCTAGAAGATATTCTGGGAGGCAGCTGGAGAGCCAGGTGCACTGGATTGAATTGGGAGATGGGGCTGGGCTAGGAAGGTGTTGTCCCTGAAAGTGGGGCAGTGCCACGGCTGCTCCTCACTCCTGTCCTGCCCGCAGTGAACGATGTGCGTCAGGCTGCCCGCAGCGCCGCCAGCTACATGCTCTTCGACCCTGAGGACAGTGTCATGCAGCAGAACCTGGTGTATTACCGCTTCCACCGGGCTCGCTggggcctggaggaggaggactTCCAGCCCCGGGAGGTGGGCACTGCCTTTGGAGGCACTCTCAGGACACgtggtttaattaaaaaaaaaaaaaatatatatatatatatacacacacacacacacacacacatattggcTGCTTTGGAAGGCCAGattggaagggaaaagaaagactaTGGGTTGTgactggggtcctgggttcaaagCTGGCCGCCCCAGCTGAATGGGCCTGGGAACATTACTGATCCTTTCTGAATATGTGGCCTCACCTGAAAAATGGGAGTGGGACTGTCTACCCTGACAGCCCAGTGCTCAGGCTGTGGGAGTCGCAAGATacctgtccctgtccccacctgctccctgccccacctTCATCACTCTCACTACTGGCCTTTGCAGGGACCCCGTAGCTTGGACCAACTAAGGAACCCCTGGAATCTAGGGCAAGACTGGCAGTCGGGGGCACATGGTATCACCCTGGATTTCTGCAATGTGGCAGACATTGCTGATGGATAAGGAACTTTCTAGCAGCCCTCAGAATCCTCCTTAACCCAGGCACTCCCAAgcagctgtgatttttttcagtcaGCATGTGAGCTGATACCTATTCCCTGCTCCTTTGACTGAAAAAGGGTGGGAGACCCAGAGCTCCAACAACTTGGCTCCTCCCCCGATCTGGCCACAGGGTCTGGCTTACCCCCactttctcccctcctctcagGAGGCCACGCTCTACCACAACCAGACCGCTGAGCTTCGGGAGCTGCTGGAGTTTGCACACATGTACTTGCAGTCAGATGATGAGGTAAGCAGCCCCCCTGCTGGCTAGGCTGGGCCACGATGGGAACCCTCAATCTTTTTCCAAAGCTTGGCCCCACCTCCTGGTAGTCATATGCTGTGACACAGGAGAGACCTGTCCCTTACCTGTACCTGCGCTTTTCTTCTCACTCCGTGTTCTCATGCTCCCCTTCTCTACATGTCTGAATCT
The Vulpes vulpes isolate BD-2025 chromosome 2, VulVul3, whole genome shotgun sequence genome window above contains:
- the P3H4 gene encoding endoplasmic reticulum protein SC65 is translated as MGRAAWGLLWLLLGSAAAQYEKYSFRGFPPEDLMPLAAAYGHALEQYEGESWRESARYLEAALRLHRLLRDSEAFCHANCSGPAPPAASPSGPAPGPDGGRGEEWARELQLFGHVLERAACLRRCKRTLPAFQVPYPPRQLLRDFQSRLPYQYLHYALFKANRLEKAAAAAYTFLQRNPKHELTAKYLSYYRGLLDAAEEPLTDLEAQPYEAVFLRAVKLYNSGDFRGSTEDMERALAEYLAVFARCLAGCEGAHEQVDFKDFYPAIADLFAESLQCKVDCEANLTPNVGGFFVEKFVATMYHYLQFAYYKLNDVRQAARSAASYMLFDPEDSVMQQNLVYYRFHRARWGLEEEDFQPREEATLYHNQTAELRELLEFAHMYLQSDDEMELEETVSPGEPKDPPSDAEFEGEGDYEEGIYADWWQEPDAKGDEAEAELEPDLA